Genomic segment of Macellibacteroides fermentans:
CGAATCTATTTGCTGAGAGAAACCGGAATATAGAATAGCATCATCCGAAGCTTTAACTACATACCACATTTCAGTCTTTCCGAATGAATTGTGTCGTTTGGCGGCCAATTCATCGTCCGGGTGAACCTGAATGGATAAATGATCACGGGCATCAATAAACTTGATAAGCAACGGAAATGTAGTTCCAAAAGAATCCATCACTTTCCTACCCAACAGCTTATCTCCATAGGTATTTATTAATTCTTCCAGGCTTTTACCGGCTAAAGAACCTTCGGCCACGACCGAAACATTTCCTTCCACGTGAGATAATTCCCAACTTTCTCCTATACCATCTTGCAAAGGTTCAATTCCCTTAAAGGGACAAATATCGGCTCCTCCCCAAATAACACTTTTCAGGATAGGTCTAAATGTAACTGGATACAACATATATTTATTAACTTTTACGATTTTACCGGTTTAACTTTACGCAACACCATAGCGGTTCGTGCCGGTATATATAACTTCAACCACTCTTTCTTTTCTTTTTTGTACAACGGATCAAAATGAGTAAAATGCCTAATTGAGTCGTCCGTCAGTCCGAAACCACCAAATTTTAGGGAATCCGAATTCAATATAACCTCGTACTCTCCTTTTGGCGCAAGGATCCCGTAATCAGAATAGGAACGGGTAGGACTGAAATTAAACACAAATATCAAATCTTTCCGCTTGTAGGCCAGTGTCTGATCGGCATCACTATCCCATAACTTTTCAAGGGGTGTTTTCTCAAAATTCTTTATGCTTGTTATCGCTGCAAGCATTTCCTTGTCGAAGTCACCCAAATAATGATACTTAAGATCCATATTGTCCACTAAATCCCACTGTCTGCGTGCATACTTGTGAGACCAGCCATTTCCTTCGCGCGGGAAATCGATCCACTCCGGATGACCGAATTCATTTCCCATAAAATTAAGATAGCCTCCATTGATGGTAGAAGCTGTAACCAGACGGATCATCTTATGCAAAGCAATCCCACGCTCAACAACCATATTATGATCGTTAACCTGCATATGCCAATACATGGCAGCATCGATCAGGCGGAAGATGATTGTCTTATCTCCTACCAAAGCCTGATCATGACTCTCGGCATAGCTGATTGTTTTTTCATCTTTGCGCCGGTTGGTCGTTTCCCACCAGATAGCTGAAGGATGCCAATCTTCGTCTTTCTTCTCTTTTATCATCTTGATCCAGAAGTCGGGGATATTCATAGCCATACGATAGTCAAATCCATAGCCTCCGTCCTCAGGCAGCACGGCCAAACCCGGCATACCGCTAACCTCTTCGGCGATAGTTATCGCATGAGGATTCACTTCATGTATCAGCCTGTTTGCCAAAGTGAGATATGCGATGGCATCTCTATCCTGATTCCCGTTATAATAATCGGCATAAGATGAAAAGGCCTCTCCCAATCCGTGACTATAATACAGCATCGAGGTTACTCCATCAAAACGGAATCCGTCAAATTTGTACTCGTCCAGCCAAAACTTGCAGTTAGACAACAAAAAATGAAGCACTTCATTCTTTCCATAATCAAAACAGAGTGAATCCCATGCAGGATGTTCCCTGCGGTCACCCTCATGAAAATATTGATGGGTGGTTCCATCAAAGCGACCCAGACCTTCCGTTTCATTTTTCACAGCATGTGAATGCACAATATCCATGATAACAGCAATTCCATAGGAGTGAGCTGTATCAATCAACTCTTTCAGCTCCTCGGGAGTTCCAAACCGGGACGATGCCGCAAAGAAACTGGAAACATGGTAGCCGAACGACCCATAGTATGGATGCTCCTGAATGGCCATAATTTGAATTGCATTGTATCCGGCCTTGTAAATACGAGGCAACACATTTTCACGGAATTCGGTATAACTACCTACCGTTTCCTTACTGGTGCTCATTCCTATATGGCACTCGTAAATCAACAGAGGAGTCTTGGATGGAACAAATTTCTTATTTTTAAACACATAAGGTACAGATGGGTTCCAAACCTGTGCAGAAAAGATTTTTGATTCGGTATCTTGAACTACTCTCCTGCACCATGCAGGAATGCGTTCGCCAGCTCCACCGTTCCATTCTATCCAGAGTTTATATAAATCTCCATGATGAAGGGCATGCTCCGGAATAAAAATCTCCCAAACACCCGAACCGATGTTATTCAGTTTATATGCCGGGTCCTTTTGCCATCCGTTGCAGGTACCTATAAGATAGATACATGTTGCATTAGGCGCCCATTCTCTGAAAATCCAGCCATCCGAAACTTTATGAAGTCCAAAATATAAATAACCTGTTGCAAAAGAAGCCAATGAGCAACTCCCGTTATTTGTCAACACGTTTTCTTTTTCAATCGTATACTGGTGACGGCCTGCAATTACCTTTTCAAAAGGAGCAAGCCATGAATCGTTTTTTATCAGATTAAGAAATTCCATAGATGGATTCCATATTGGTTGTTTTGCAAAGATAAAAGAAAAAAACGGACACCTTGTATTTATATATATTTTTCTTACTTTTGCAAAAACGGGTTAAATGATGAGTAAAGGAGCGAAAAGTTTTACTTTTTACATATTGATGATTCTCGTCTTCGGTTCGCTGATGTATCTCATCGCCAAAGAAGGTGAGACCTATCAGATTGACGGCGCACTGAATTCTATATCAGAAAAACCTACCGATCTTTTGAGTGGATTCGACACATTCAAAAAACTGGTGTTACACCATACCGAAAGTCCTCTGGGGATTCTTCTTTTACAGATTATAACAATCCTGATAATTGCCAGAGCGTGCGGATGGTTATTCCAGAAAATGGGACAACCTACTGTTATCGGCGAGATTGTTGCCGGAATACTTCTGGGACCATCGGTTTTAGGAAACCTGTTACCGGAGGTATCTTCTTTTCTTTTCAGGCCTGAATCACTAGCCAACATAAATATTCTAAGCCAGTTTGGTTTAATTCTATTTATGTATGCCATCGGTATGGAATTGGATTTGATGGAGGTGAAAAAGAAATTACGGGAAACCTTGCTGATCAGTCATGCCAGTATTGTGATTCCATTTTTCCTGGGTATGCTTGTGGCTTATTTTATGTATGAAAGTTATTCTTATAAATTCACCCCTTTTTTGTCATTTGCTCTATTTATAGGAATATCAATGAGTATAACCGCTTTTCCTGTTTTAGCACGGATTATACAGGAAAAAGGTCTTACCAGGTCTCACCTGGGAACAGTCTCTTTGGCTAGTGCGGCAAACGGAGATATTACTGCCTGGTGTCTGCTTGCGGTGGTTGTAGCTGTTGCACAAGCTGGAAATATGTTAAGTGCCACGTATAATATATTATTCTCCGTACTCTATGTATTAATCATGTTTTTTGCTGTCCGTCCATTTTTTGCAATGATAGGTAATATTTACCACAACAAGGAGGTGGTAAACAAGGGTA
This window contains:
- a CDS encoding alpha amylase C-terminal domain-containing protein; protein product: MEFLNLIKNDSWLAPFEKVIAGRHQYTIEKENVLTNNGSCSLASFATGYLYFGLHKVSDGWIFREWAPNATCIYLIGTCNGWQKDPAYKLNNIGSGVWEIFIPEHALHHGDLYKLWIEWNGGAGERIPAWCRRVVQDTESKIFSAQVWNPSVPYVFKNKKFVPSKTPLLIYECHIGMSTSKETVGSYTEFRENVLPRIYKAGYNAIQIMAIQEHPYYGSFGYHVSSFFAASSRFGTPEELKELIDTAHSYGIAVIMDIVHSHAVKNETEGLGRFDGTTHQYFHEGDRREHPAWDSLCFDYGKNEVLHFLLSNCKFWLDEYKFDGFRFDGVTSMLYYSHGLGEAFSSYADYYNGNQDRDAIAYLTLANRLIHEVNPHAITIAEEVSGMPGLAVLPEDGGYGFDYRMAMNIPDFWIKMIKEKKDEDWHPSAIWWETTNRRKDEKTISYAESHDQALVGDKTIIFRLIDAAMYWHMQVNDHNMVVERGIALHKMIRLVTASTINGGYLNFMGNEFGHPEWIDFPREGNGWSHKYARRQWDLVDNMDLKYHYLGDFDKEMLAAITSIKNFEKTPLEKLWDSDADQTLAYKRKDLIFVFNFSPTRSYSDYGILAPKGEYEVILNSDSLKFGGFGLTDDSIRHFTHFDPLYKKEKKEWLKLYIPARTAMVLRKVKPVKS